Proteins encoded together in one Carya illinoinensis cultivar Pawnee chromosome 3, C.illinoinensisPawnee_v1, whole genome shotgun sequence window:
- the LOC122302233 gene encoding histone H2A.Z-specific chaperone CHZ1, whose product MAETNHQLEPTIFPAKRKPDLGSEDNPQKTPKLQPPLDNSTIVSQEKSPILEAPERDSSVPDDKDIKFEADSLAEAEDDGDDNYEDDDEDAENDRGETEVDRKGKAIVRDDKGKGKLMVEEEDADDDEDDQDDDSDSGTDISNSESDLSDDPLAEVDLDNILPSRTRRRTVQPGVYVANDIGNNDDDSDDSDA is encoded by the coding sequence ATGGCGGAGACCAATCACCAACTCGAACCTACAATATTCCCCGCGAAGCGCAAACCCGATCTCGGCTCCGAAGATAACCCACAAAAAACTCCGAAGCTTCAACCACCTCTCGATAACAGCACTATCGTTTCCCAAGAGAAAAGCCCAATCCTAGAAGCTCCTGAACGCGATTCTTCAGTACCCGACGACAAAGACATCAAATTCGAGGCCGATTCACTCGCGGAAGCCGAAGACGACGGCGACGATAATTATGAAGATGACGATGAAGATGCCGAGAATGATCGGGGGGAAACTGAGGTGGACAGAAAAGGGAAGGCAATAGTGAGGGATGACAAGGGCAAAGGCAAATTAAtggtggaagaagaagatgctgATGATGACGAAGACGACCAAGACGATGATAGCGATAGCGGGACTGATATATCCAATAGTGAAAGCGATTTATCGGACGATCCGCTAGCGGAGGTCGATTTGGATAACATTCTTCCGTCCAGGACTCGGAGGCGGACCGTTCAGCCTGGTGTTTACGTCGCCAACGATATTGGTAACAACGACGATGACAGCGACGACAGCGATGCGTGA
- the LOC122302234 gene encoding protein AUXIN SIGNALING F-BOX 2-like, whose amino-acid sequence MNYFPDEVLEHVFDFLTSHRDRNAVSLVCSLWYRVERFSRQRVFIGNCYAISPEKLIKRFPGLKSLTLKGKHHFADFNLVPYDWGGYVQPWIEALAKSRIGLEELRLKRMVVSDESLELLSRSFANFKALVLVSCEGFTTDGLAAIAANCRFLRELDLQENEIDDHSGHWLSCFPDSCTSLTSLNFACLKGEINSASLERLVARSPNLRSLRLNRSVPLETLQKILVQAPLLVDLGTGSYVHDPDSETYNKLKTTILTCKSIRNLSGFLEVDPRCLPAIFPICLNLTYLNLSYAAGIHGSELIKLIRRCAKLQRLWILDCIGDKGLEVVASTCNELQELRVFPSDPLGIGHDAVTEYGLVAISIGCPKLHSLLYFCQQMTNAALITVARNCPNFIRFRLCILDPTKPDAVTMQPLDDGFGAIVQSCKFLRRLSLTGLLTDQVFRYIGMYAEQLEMLSVAFAGNSDKGMLYVLNGCKKLRKLEIMDCPFGNGALLSDAGKYETMRSLWMSSCEITLSGCKTLAKMMPRLNVEIINEHDQMEICPEDDGQRVGKLYLYRTLVGPRKDAPEFVWNL is encoded by the exons ATGAATTATTTTCCGGACGAGGTTTTAGAGCACGTTTTCGATTTCTTAACGTCACACAGGGACCGGAACGCGGTATCTCTAGTGTGCAGTTTATGGTACAGAGTAGAAAGGTTTAGCAGGCAGAGAGTCTTCATAGGAAACTGTTATGCAATCAGTCCCGAGAAACTGATCAAGAGGTTTCCGGGTCTCAAGTCGCTAACTTTGAAGGGGAAGCATCATTTCGCGGACTTCAACTTGGTGCCGTACGATTGGGGCGGCTATGTGCAGCCTTGGATCGAAGCCTTGGCAAAGAGTAGGATTGGTTTGGAAGAGCTTAGGCTTAAGAGGATGGTGGTCTCGGATGAGAGCCTAGAGCTTCTTTCGAGGTCTTTCGCCAATTTTAAAGCTTTGGTGCTTGTTAGCTGTGAAGGTTTCACCACCGATGGCCTTGCAGCTATAGCTGCTAACTGTAG GTTTCTTAGGGAGTTGGACCTgcaagaaaatgaaattgatgaCCATAGTGGCCACTGGCTTAGTTGCTTTCCTGACAGCTGCACATCACTCACCTCCCTGAATTTTGCTTGCCTCAAAGGAGAAATTAATTCAGCATCCCTTGAGAGGCTTGTGGCAAGATCTCCTAATCTCAGGAGTTTGAGGTTAAACCGTTCTGTTCCTCTTGAGACGCTCCAAAAGATACTGGTGCAAGCACCTTTACTAGTGGATTTAGGGACGGGTTCATATGTCCATGATCCTGATTCTGAGACCTACAATAAACTAAAGACTACCATTCTGACGTGTAAATCAATCAGAAATTTATCAGGGTTTTTGGAGGTTGATCCTCGCTGCCTGCCAGCCATTTTCCCTATTTGCTTGAACCTGACCTACTTGAACCTGAGCTATGCTGCAGGGATTCACGGTTCTGAGCTTATAAAACTAATTCGCCGTTGTGCAAAACTTCAGCGCCTATGG ATACTGGATTGTATTGGAGACAAGGGACTAGAAGTTGTGGCTTCCACTTGTAATGAACTGCAGGAATTGAGGGTTTTCCCATCTGATCCCTTAGGGATTGGGCATGATGCCGTAACAGAATATGGCCTGGTTGCTATATCCATTGGTTGCCCAAAGCTTCATTCATTGCTATACTTCTGTCAGCAGATGACAAATGCTGCTCTCATAACCGTAGCAAGGAACTGTCCAAATTTTATTCGCTTTAGGCTGTGCATACTCGATCCTACCAAACCTGACGCTGTGACCATGCAGCCTTTAGATGATGGTTTTGGAGCAATTGTCCAGTCATGCAAGTTTCTTCGGCGGTTATCACTAACTGGCCTTCTAACTGACCAGGTTTTCCGTTACATTGGGATGTATGCTGAGCAGCTTGAAATGCTGTCTGTTGCATTTGCTGGCAATAGCGACAAGGGAATGCTCTACGTGTTGAACGGGTGCAAGAAGCTTCGCAAGCTTGAGATCATGGACTGCCCCTTTGGTAACGGGGCACTTCTATCGGACGCGGGAAAGTATGAAACAATGCGATCCCTTTGGATGTCGTCCTGTGAAATAACTCTTTCGGGCTGCAAGACACTTGCAAAGATGATGCCAAGGCTTAATGTGGAGATAATAAACGAACATGATCAGATGGAAATTTGTCCCGAGGATGATGGGCAAAGGGTAGGAAAGTTGTACCTGTACCGTACACTGGTTGGGCCAAGGAAAGATGCACCGGAATTTGTGTGGAATTTATAG
- the LOC122302235 gene encoding GEM-like protein 5 produces the protein MNNPTQESQPLYPSLSSPTAKGSTESSHDHQASLSSSPAKQETQPHEPAPSSSSPPLCEDSSEKWPGTRIMGQPAVPTCHPDNKKAALWGAGDQAQYHHHPYLQFNPIEKSSNSPMESILHKFNSWSSKAESMANNIWHNLKTNSSVSGAAWGKMNLTAKAITGGGFESLYKQTFTTYPNEKLKKTFASYLSTSTGPVAGTLYLSDVHVAFCSDRPLSFTAPSGQETWSYYKVMIPLGKIGAINPVLMRENPSEKYIQVITIDGHDFWFMGFVNFDKATKHLSESISTFLASGMAVKPVVA, from the exons ATGAACAATCCCACGCAAGAATCACAGCCTCTGTACCCCTCCTTATCCTCCCCCACGGCTAAGGGATCAACAGAGTCTTCTCATGATCATCAAGCATCATTATCCTCGTCTCCAGCCAAACAAGAAACACAACCTCATGAACCGGCTCCATCATCCTCGTCTCCACCTCTGTGCGAGGACAGCTCTGAGAAATGGCCAGGGACTCGCATCATGGGCCAACCTGCTGTTCCCACATGCCATCCAGACAACAAGAAGGCGGCTTTATGGGGTGCCGGCGATCAAGCTCAGTACCACCATCACCCTTATCTCCAGTTCAATCCTATTGAGAAGTCAAGCAACAGTCCCATGGAATCCATTCTCCACAAGTTCAACTCTTGGAGCAGCAAGGCCGAATCTATGGCCAACAACATCTGGCACAACC TCAAAACCAACTCCTCTGTTTCTGGGGCGGCCTGGGGGAAGATGAATTTGACAGCGAAAGCAATCACAGGAGGTGGCTTTGAGTCGTTATACAAGCAAACATTCACAACTTATCCAaatgagaaattgaagaagacgTTCGCATCTTATCTATCAACCTCAACCGGACCGGTTGCCGGAACTTTATATCTTTCCGATGTTCATGTAGCTTTCTGCAGTGACCGCCCCTTATCATTCACTGCACCGTCTGGACAAGAGACCTGGAGCTACTACAAG GTTATGATACCTTTGGGCAAGATCGGCGCCATCAATCCTGTACTCATGAGAGAAAATCCATCAGAAAAATACATTCAGGTCATTACAATTGATGGGCATGATTTTTGGTTCATGGGTTTTGTCAATTTTGACAAAGCAACCAAGCATCTCTCAGAAAGCATCTCGACTTTTTTAGCATCTGGGATGGCAGTAAAACCAGTGGTTGCATAA